The following proteins come from a genomic window of Rhinoraja longicauda isolate Sanriku21f chromosome 4, sRhiLon1.1, whole genome shotgun sequence:
- the rbbp8 gene encoding DNA endonuclease RBBP8 produces MSNSSVGCASPGAGSTAEAAADPFKDVWTKLRDCHDNEVQVLQVKVTKLKKERCLDAQRLEEYYNKNQQLREQQKALHDNIKVLEDRLRAGLCDRCAVTEEHMKKKQQEFENIRQQNLKLITELMNEKHSLQDENKKLGDQLESLEHQMKEQQHEVAGAADHDDGIIPGSPILSLSTSVLSRMRRRRENRHIRYAAHASAEPSRTQTDEKCKTLLAGFPGMGRCNLNEEVLAADTCELGTLSIEPSTNVPRRDGSSVLTTLQAKEQSTMEKNSINLAAVVAETLGLGIQEEPHSQSLLNSYRDLPKSTHIPLKKDAISADLGHINDSGSRVSCASDAEGKNQNWIPSPVFGASASSDFEAKMNQFLEQSKLGEPKTKHVEMKTDATYPNLSNKAAKRKKMEDENDSAIGGEKPSFNKENFPSTLEKGGSLDDNLDKPLDLSDHISSSRLEDRSHGKDAVGNKSIKVSQPESMRPSLKTTNFSRACNGLTKDSQGGAYLQENFGGSRSAKLQDVQAGSAKNRGDRDSSDNQDPPRNFTQNEQDFSDLKDFEFETPRMKNSKTASKESTSVLQRNPCVSATMCINDNKNGRKTENIQWSIDPEADLSDCQMDSLELDLKPFKPLGPNTPDMDCTFVSESMLKTKKQRTDLSMPAGPPTLNGNLSEMFDRTAYGEYDSHPQESPRREHDDVSQEEPEKVKNESFVQPYANTGQRKNTVLNFPHIEVVRNKEERRKLLGHTCKECEVYYADLPEEERLKKLANCSRHRFRYIPPNTPEHFWEVGFPSTQTCVDRGYIKEESAPCQRPRRRRPYNPTFLLKDKEQNLT; encoded by the exons agatgcacaAAGGCTTGAAGAATACTACAATAAAAACCAACAGTTGAGGGAGCAACAAAAAGCATTGCACGACAACATTAAAGTGTTAGAGGACAG GTTGCGGGCAGGCTTGTGTGACAGATGTGCGGTTACTGAAGAACACATGAAGAAGAAACAGCAGGAGTTTGAGAATATTCGACAGCAGAACCTAAAGCTTATTACAGAACTTA TGAATGAAAAGCACAGTCTTCAAGATGAAAATAAGAAACTCGGTGATCAGCTTGAGTCACTTGAGCATCAGATGAA AGAGCAACAGCATGAAGTGGCCGGAGCAGCAGATCACGATGATGGAATAATTCCGGGTTCTCCGATTTTATCCCTTTCCACCTCTGTGCTGAGCAGAATGCGAAGGAGAAGGGAGAATCGCCATATTCGCTACGCAGCGCATGCAAGCGCAGAGCCTTCACGGACGCAGACTGACG AGAAATGTAAAACGCTGTTAGCGGGCTTCCCAGGCATGGGCCGATGCAATCTGAATGAGGAAGTGCTAGCTGCAGACACCTGCGAACTTGGAACATTGTCAATAGAAC CTTCTACTAATGTACCCAGAAGAGATGGTAGTTCCGTTCTAA CCACACTACAAGCTAAAGAACAATCGACCATGGAAAAAAACAGTATTAATCTGGCTGCGGTTGTAGCAGAAACGTTAGGCCTTGGAATCCAGGAGGAGCCC CACTCGCAAAGTCTTCTGAATTCGTATAGGGACCTTCCCAAGTCCACGCACATTCCACTGAAAAAAGATGCCATTTCAGCAGATTTGGGCCATATAAATGACAGTGGCTCCAG AGTTTCTTGTGCATCAGATGCAGAAGGAAAAAATCAAAACTGGATCCCTTCTCCTGTATTTGGGGCTTCCGCTTCCTCTGATTTTGAA GCTAAAATGAATCAATTCCTTGAGCAATCTAAACTGGGGGAACCAAAAACAAAGCACGTTGAAATGAAGACTGATGCAACctatccaaacctgtccaacaaggcggcaaaaaggaaaaaaatggaaGATGAGAATGATTCTGCCATAGGTGGTGAAAAACCTTCATTTAATAAGGAGAATTTCCCTTCAACATTAGAGAAAGGTGGTTCTCTGGACGATAATCTTGACAAGCCCTTGGATCTATCTGACCACATTTCTAGTAGTCGATTGGAAGATAGAAGTCATGGGAAAGATGCAGTGGGAAATAAATCAATTAAAGTTTCTCAGCCGGAATCCATGAGACCAAGTTTAAAGACCACCAATTTCAGCAGAGCTTGCAATGGATTAACCAAGGATTCTCAAGGTGGTGCTTATCTACAAGAAAACTTTGGGGGATCACGTTCTGCAAAATTGCAAGATGTTCAAGCTGGAAGTGCAAAAAATAGAGGCGACAGAGATTCATCTGATAACCAAGATCCACCTAGAAACTTCACTCAGAATGAACAAGACTTTAGTGACTTGAAG GATTTTGAATTCGAAACTCCAAGAATGAAAAATTCCAAAACTGCATCCAAGGAGTCTACCTCAGTACTTCAGCGGAATCCATGTGTATCTGCCACAATGTGTATAAATGATAACAAAAATG GGAGAAAAACTGAAAACATTCAGTGGAGCATAGATCCAGAAGCAGACCTCTCTGATTGTCAGATGGACAGTTTAGAACTGGACTTGAAG CCCTTCAAACCACTGGGGCCCAATACGCCAGACATGGATTGCACCTTCGTGAGTGAAAGCATGTTGAAAACAAAAAAGCAAAGAACAGACCTGTCAATGCCTG CAGGTCCTCCCACCTTGAATGGCAACTTGTCGGAAATGTTTGACCGTACTGCATATGGTGAATATGATTCTCATCCTCAAGAGAGTCCTCGGAGAGAACATGACGATG tttctcAAGAAGAACCAGAGAAAGTAAAAAATGAATCTTTCGTGCAGCCTTATGCAAACACTGGTCAAAG GAAAAATACAGTTTTAAACTTTCCTCACATTGAGGTTGTCCGTAATAAGGAAGAAAGAAGAAAATTGCTTGGGCATACATGCAAGGAATGTGAAGTA TATTATGCAGATCTTCCAGAAGAAGAGAGACTGAAAAAGTTGGCAAATTGCTCCAGGCATAGATTCCGCTACATCCCCCCAAACACACCAGAGCACTTCTGGGAGGTGGGGTTCCCTTCCACCCAAACCTGTGTTGACAGAG GTTATATAAAAGAGGAGAGCGCACCGTGCCAGCGACCAAGACGGAGACGGCCTTACAATCCAACATTTTTGCTGAAGGACAAAGAACAGAATTTAACTTAA